In the genome of Planctomyces sp. SH-PL62, the window CGAGCGGTCGACCCAGGGGCTGCTGGTGCTCAGCCAGGTGATCCTGAGCTTGCAGCTCTCGTTCGCGGTCATCCCGCTGATCCACTTCACGTCGGATCGGCGGAACATGGGGGCGTTCGCGACCCCCTGGTGGGGGCAGATCCTGGCCTGGTCCGTGGCGGCGGTGATCGTGGCGCTGAACGGCTATCTGGTGTACGGCCAGATCGAGGAGTGGATCCTGGCGGCCTCGGCGTCGGGGATCTTCCTCGGGCCGATCCCCCTGGTCTGGCCGGTGGCGGCGGGCCTCGTGCTCCTGACCGGCTCGGTCGTGGCGCTCCTGTGCTGGGTGTTGATCAAGCCGATCGTCCGACCCTCGCCCCCCTGGCGGCTCCCCTCGCGGACGGAAATGGACTGGGCGGAGGCGCTTCGGCCGAGGTCGCTGGGGAGGATCGGCGTGGCCCTGGAGCACACCGCGGCCGACGTCGAGATCCTCAACCGGGCGATCAGCCTGGCCGAGTCCCAGGGGGGGGGCGCGGAGCTGGTGCTCCTGCACGTGGTCGACTCCCCCCTGACGGCCCTCCACGGGCCGATGACCGCCGACCTGGAGACCGGGGCCGACGCCGAGTATCTCGACAGCCTGGTGCGGGTCCTGACCGAGAAGGGCTACCGCGCCCAGCCCGCCCTCCTCTACGGCCCCGACCCGGCCCGAGTCCTGATCGAGCACCTCGGCGAGCGGCCGGTGGACATCCTGGTGGTGGGCTCGCACGGCCACGGTTGGGTCCGCGACCTGCTCTACGGCGAGACCGTCGACCGCGTCCGCCACAGCCTCGACGTCCCCATGCTCATCGCCCGCCACGACCCCCAGGCGTCGGCCGGGGGCGGGAATTCGGGGGAAACCGACGGAATCACTGGGCTTGACCCGGCGATTCGGCCGATTCCTTAACCGAGTAAGAAGCCCGGCGACCGTGACGCGAGACTCGCGAAGCGGTCTTCGAGAGCGGGTCGATTCGCGGTTCTTCCGCGTCATCGCATCCGGTCGCCGGGTTTTTAGAAATACGACTCCCCGCGGCGGCCCGCCTCCCCCTTACGGGGGCTCTAGGAAATAGGCGAGCCGGCCGAGAACGCCAAGGAGGGTGGAAGCTATGGGGTTGCCCGGCATGAGTTCGCCGCGAGGAGCCACGCGCCGTCGGGCGGCGCTCTGGACGACGCTGGCGATGGGCTTCGTCCTGCCGTCGGTGGGCTGCCAGGTGGAATACGCCGGCATGACCTTGCCTTCCGGCAAGTACATGCACGACGACGTCCAGTACTTCTCCAAGGGCCCCGAGTTCCCCTGGGCGAACACCCAGGCGGCGACCCAGCGGGCCCGGATGCGCTCCATGGGCATGGACGTGCCCGGAAGCGCCGAACCGATCACGAACCAGCGCTCCGCGCCGGGGTCCATCCCCGCCATCCAGCGCCAGTTCGGCCAGCCGACCGATGTCAACTCCAGCCCGCTGGAAGACATCCCGCCGCCGCCCAACCCGGGCGTCAACCCCGACGACAACCAGGTCCCGGACGAGGCGGCCCCCCAGCGCAACCGCCCCTGACCTGACCGGAAGTCGACGCGGCCGGGTCCCGAGCCCGGCCGTCCCCCCGAGGGCGACGCCTCCGACGATCCCGGCGCCAGACGCACGGAGATCGACGGAGACGCCGCCCTCGGGCCGTTTCGAAGGCCGCCGCCCTCGAATGCGGAGGCCCCCGGACCTCGGGGACGATTCTCGCCCGCGCCCGGAACCCCGCGATCGAGGGCGAGACGCCGTCCGGGGCGCCCGGTTGACTCGGACGAGGCGGCACCCTAGCCTCGTAGACTCGGCGACACGATCGATTCCGCACCCTGGCCGAGGTCCCCGATCGCCATGTCCATGATCCATTCCGCCCAGATCCTCCTGGCCGTCTACATCGCCTTCCTCGGCGCCGGCGGGATCGTGGGGTACAAGAAGGTGGGCAGCCGGGCGTCGCTGATCGCCGGGAACACCAGCGCGGTGCTCTGCCTGGCCGCCCTGCTCTACTCGCTCCTCGTCGACGCCGAGCGCGGGCTCCAGGCGGCCGCCATCCTCGCCCTGGTCTTGACGATCTATTTCAACTACCGCTTCGTGGCCAAGACGCGGCGGTTCATGCCCTCCGGCCTCCTGGCCTTCATCAGCCTGGGCGTCTTCACCTGGCTCCTCATCACCGTCCTCTGATCCCGATCCGCCCGACGCGGCGGGAAAAAATTCCGTCCGGAACGCGACACCTTCGTCCTATCCTGGTGTTGAATACTCCATCGGAAGAGATGCGCGTCCCGGCGCGCCGATCGTCGTCCTGAACGGGGGAGCGGCCGTGATGAATGAGGGGACCGTCGATCATCGCCGAGGATCCGGGAGGTGGGCGACGCTCGCGGCGGCCGGCTGGCTCGGCCTCGCAGCCGTCGCCATCGCCGAGGACCCTCCCGCGCCCGCCGCCGAGGCCAGGCCGGGCGTGAAGGCCGAGGCCGACAAGCCCCCGGACGCCCAGGCCGCGAAAGAGGTCGTCCAGGCGGCGGTGAAGAAGAAAAGGGCCAAGCCCGCGCCGGCCCAGCCCCCGAAACGGCCCGAGCGGAAGGTCGTCGCCCCGACGATGACCTCGGCCGACCTCGACGCCCTCGTCGCGGCCCGGCTCGCCGGGAACAGCCCGGGGGTCAAGCCGGCCCCGGCGACCGGCGACCTCGAGTTCGTCCGCCGGATCTACCTCGACGTGACCGGCGTCGTCCCCACCCCGGTCCAGGTCCGCGACTTCCTCCAGGACGAGTCGGCGACCCGGCGGGCCGACCTGATCGACGAACTCCTGGCGACTCCCGACTACGCCCGCAACTGGTCGCGCTACTGGCGCGAGGTGGTCCAGTTCCGGGCCTCGAACGCGAACGCCCAGCAGGTCCGCTACGACCTTCTGGAAGACTGGCTCGCCGACCAGTTCTCGCGGAACCGCCCCTGGGACGAGATCGCCGTCGCCCTGCTCACGGCCCAGGGCCGGACCGACGAGAACGGGGCCGCCAGCTTCGCGGCGGCGCACACGGCGTCGCCCGTGCAGCTCGCGGGCGAGGCCTCGCGGGTCTTCCTGGGCGTGCAGATCCAGTGCGCCGAGTGCCACGACCACAAGACCGACTCCTGGAAGCGAGAACAGTTCCACGAGCTGGCGGCGTTCTTCGCCGGCGGCCGGGTGCGGCGGGTGGTCAAGCCCTCGCCGGGCGTGCGCGCCGCCTTCGCCGTCGAACAGGCCCCCCGCGCCCGATACGCCATGCCCGACCTGAGCGACCCGGCCAAGACCATCCCCGTCAAGCCTCGGTTCTTCCTCGCGTCCTCGGGATCGGGGACGGCCGAGCGCGTCCCCGACGGCCTCTCCCCCGCGCAGCTTCGCGAGTTGGCCGCGTCGTACATCACCGGCCAGGACAACCCCTGGTTCGCCCGCGCCTACATCAACCGGATCTGGACCGTCCTGATGGGCGAGGGCTTCTACGACCTCATCGACGACATCGGCCCCGAGCGCGAGGTCCACGGCCAGGAGATTCTCTTCCCGTTGGCCGACCAGTGGCGCGAAGGGGGGTACGACGTCCGCTGGCTGTTCCGCACCCTCCTGAACACCCAGGCCTACCAGCGGCGGGCGCGTCCGGCCTCCTCGCCGGCGGGCCGCACCCAGCTCGCCGCCGCCTGCGCCAGCCGACTCCGCTCCGACCAGATCTTCGAATCGCTGGCCGTGGCGCTCGACCTGCCGACCGGCTCCGACCCGGCCCCGAACGGGTCGCCCCGGAAGGCCGACGGCACGCCGCTCAAGCCGGTGAAGGCGTCGGCGAAGGCCAAGAACGTCAAGAAGGCCGCCGAGGCCGCCGGGCTGGCCGGGGCCGCCGGCAAGGGGCCCGCTCGCGGCACCCTCCGCAACCCGTTCAACAAACTGTTCGGCGTCGACCCCTCCACGCTCCCCGACGAGGTCCTCGGCACCATCCCCCAGGCCCTCTTCCTCATGAACGGGCCGATCGTCCACAACCGCACCCAGGCCCGTCCGGGGACCCCCCTGGGAGCGATCCTGGCGCGGTCGACGGGGGATCGCGAGGCGCTCGACGCCCTCTACATGCTCGTCCTCTCGCGGCGGCCGAACGCCAGGGAGGTCGAGGTCTGCGGCGCGTACATGGCGAAGGCCGGCGACCGCAAGGAGGCGTTCGAGGACGTCTACTGGAGCCTCGTGAATTCGACCGAGTTCCTCTCGCGACGCTGAGACCGACCCCCACGGACCCGACCGGCCGACCGACTTTCGCACGGAGCAGATCGTCCATGCGCACCGATTCGAACATCGTCCAGGTGGCCATGAATCGCCACGGGGTCCTCGGCCGTCGCGGGTTCCTCCGGAGCCTGGGGCTCGGGGCCGCGGGGCTCCTGGGCGGGGCGGCTCCGCTCGGCCTCACCGACCTGCTGACCCTCCGCGCCGACGAGCTGCGCAAGCGGCAGACCGCCTGCATCCTGCTCTGGATGTCCGGCGGCCCGAGCCAGTTGGAAACGTTCGACCCCAAGCCGGGCACCGACCACGGCGGGGAGACGAAGGCCATCGAGACCGCCGCGCCGGGGATCTCCATCGCCCAGGGGTGGGAGAAGACGGCCGCCGCCATGAAGGACGTCGCCCTGATCCGGTCGATGACCAACAAGGAGGGGAACCACCAGCGGGCCGACTATCAGCTCCACACCGGCTACACCCCGACGGCCACGCTCAAGCACCCGGGCCTCGGCTCCATCGCCGCGGCCGAACTGGGCGACTCCGGCTTCGACCTCCCCCACATGGTCGCCATCGGCGGGCCCACCGTCGGCGCGGGGTTCCTCGGCGCCGAGTACGAGCCGTTCGTCGTCCCCAACGTCCAGCGCCCTCCCGACAACGTCCAGGCCCGCGTCCCCGTCGACCGCTTCCGGCGTCGGCTGGGCCTTTTGAATCGGCTGGAGAAGGTGGGCTTCGAGCAGGCCGGCGGCGCCGACCGCGTCCGCGACCATCGCGCCCTGTACACCCAGACCTCCAAGATGGTCCTCTCCCCCCGGATGAAGGCGTTCGACCTGGACCAGGAGAGCGCCGAGGTCCGCGACGCCTACGGCCGGACCCCGTTCGGCCAGGGCTGCCTCCTCGCCCGGCGGCTGGTCGAGTCGGGCGTGACGTTCGTCGAGGTCCGCTGCGGCGGCTGGGACACCCACGCCCAGAACAACGACCGAGTCGGCAAGCTGGCCGGCCAGGTCGATCCCGGCTTCGCGACCCTGATCAACGACCTCAAGGGGCGCGGGATGCTCGACCGCACCTTGATCGTCTGGATGGGCGAATTCGGCCGGACCCCCAAGATCAACGCCACCGCCGGACGCGACCACTTCCCCCGCGTCTTCAACGTCGCGCTCGCAGGCGGCGGCGTCAAGGGGGGCCAGGTCATCGGCGCCTCCGGCCCCGACGGGACCGAGGTCAAGGACCGCCCCGTCACCGTCCCCGACCTGATGTCCACCATCTGCCACTCCCTCGGCATCGACGCCGACAAGGAGAATCAGACCGCCATCGGCCGCCCCATGCGGATCGTCGACGGCGGCAAGCCGGTGGCCGAACTCTTCGGCTGAACCGGATCGGGCGTCGTCTCAGGAACGATCGGTTCGGCCCCCACGACCACCGACCACGGCCCGGGCTCCCAGGGCCGCGGCGACGCCCCCGAAGATCCAGAGGGCGGACGGCTCGGGGACCTGCAAGGGGTCGGGGGGGATCGGCGGCGGGATCGGCGAGGGCGCGGCCTGTCCCGGGGGGGTCAGGATGAAGGCGTCCACCACCGTGCTCCACGGCTGGTCCGGGTAAGGCCCCGGGCGCGCCCCGTGGACGAGGAGGTTGCCGCGATCGTCGATGCCGGTGGCGATCATCGTGCCGTAGGTCGCGAGGAGTTCGGCGGGCACCAGGGCTTCGAGCGGCGTCGACGTCCGCGAATTCACGTCGAACAACCACGTCTTCTGAGTTTGAGTTGTGTACCCGCCGAAATCCGTCACCAGGATCTGGTTCGACTGGCTCAACATCATCTCGCTGTGGCTCGCGAGCACCCCGGGCAGAAGATCGACCAGCAGTGCATATCCACCGTCCTCCGAGCGGACGGTGAACACCCTCGACCGGGCGTCCCAGGGGTTCGACGGGTCGCCCCCCTCGGCGGGGACGGTGCCGATCGAGGTCCCGGCGTCGTTGACCTCGGTGACGATCATCGGGTACGTCACGGTCGTGGGGGAGTCGCCCCCATACGCCCGGGTCACCGTCGGCGGGTTTAAAAGCTCGTCGACGTTCGGCGATCGCGTCGTCATCGCGAAGGGGTAGGACACCCCTGTCGTGGAGTTGTTGAGCGTCGACGACATCCAGAGTTCTCGGAGTTCTCCCACATGGGTGGCGGTATAGGGCGAGGCGGAAGAGACCGACGTCAGGGCGACCCCGAGAGCCGTCGCCAGTAGAGATCGCCCAACGAGCCCGATCGCCGCGTCTTTCATCTCGCCCTCCCCCGTCGAAACCGTGGTGCCGTTCGGAGCCTCGTCGCGCCGGTCGGCCGCGATTCTTCGGGAACCGGCGATCCCGTCAAGGCGGATTCAGGCATCGCGTCGTGATGGCGTGGGTGGAGTCGTGTCGCGAGGCGCCCGTCGTGGAGTCGGGAATGGCGCGGTTTTTCCGAAAGCCTGGGCCGGCTCCTGTCGATGATAGGGGATGTATCGGGAGGGCCCGGCGCGCGGTCGATCGCGTCGCCGAAGCGTCTCGGGGCCGGAGGCCTCGGGGCGACGGTCGGGAAGGACGGGGGGCGGAGCCCCTCGGAGCGTCCGGCCGAACTGGTCAAGCAAGATGGCCGACCCGGTTTCGACCGCAACGGCCGCGGATCGTCGACGTCCCGAAGCGGGGCGAGCGGCGGGCGCGGCCTCCTGGGAAAGGAGTTCCCGCATGCGTTTCTCCACACGGTTGGTTCCGGGACTGCTCGGACTGGCGTTCGCCGCCTCGCTGACCGCCGACGCGGTCGGCCAGGAATTCGGCGGCCCGCAGGCGGCCCCCGCGTCCGCGCATAGCCACAAGGGCCTGTTCGGCCGTCGGGATTGCACCGAGTGCCAGCGGGCCCGGGCCAAGGCCCGCGACGGCGTCGACGTCCCGCCGCCGCCGTCCGCGATGCCCCGCGGCGCCGCCCCGGCGGGCGTGGCGCACCAGCACGGCCATCCCCACGCGCACGTCCAGGCCGTCGCCCCCGGCACCACCGGCTGCGCCTCGTGCGAGGCCGACGCCGCGGCGATGGGGGGGACGATCGTCCCCGGCTCGATCGTCGTGAGCGACTCCCCGGCGGCGGGCCGGGCCGTCGTCGGCGGCGAGACCGTCGTCGCCGAGTTCCCGACCGGTCGCGCCGTCTCCGGGGGCGCCGCTCCCGAGCCGGTCGGCGTGGCGCGGGCCAGCCAGGGCAACTTCACCCCGGCCGCCGGCGCGCTCGCCTCGGGCCCCAGCCCGGCCCCCGCGACCCCTCGGTCATGCCGTCCAGCATGATCCCGCCCCAGACCGCCATCGGCGGGACGACGGCCCGCAGCCCCCGGATCATCACCCACATGCTCGACCTCCCCGACCTGACCCGGATCGGCCGCGCGGCCCGCGAGCGTCGCGATCGCGCCGACCGCTCGTCGCACGCCTCGATCTCCTATCAGGAGGGCGTGGGCCCGGTCACGGAACTCCCCGCCTCGGTCGTCTTCGGCAAGGGCGGCCGCTGAGCCCAGCCCCCGGCGCGGCCCTCTCGGCCGCGTCCCGGAGAGCGAACGCCTGAATCGGATGGCCCGGTCCCCCGACCTGTAGCGGGGAGCCGGGCCGTTCCGGCGTTTCGAACGTCGGAATGGTTCGAGATCCGTCCCGCCCCGCACCGATCACAAGAGGCAAGGCCAGAGATGGCCGCGGAGGATCGACGGCGACGCCCCGAGCAGGACGCCCGGGCTGCCACGAACCTCGGCTCGCTTTGATTCCGGACGATCCAGGAGGGTTCATGCAGAACGGGTAAGGGATTGACCATGCGTTGTTTCGGAAATCGGCGAGTGGCCTCTTACGCCCTCGGAATGGCCGCTCTCCTCGGGATGAGCCTGAGCGCGCCGGCGAAGGGTGACGGATGGCGTCTGCACCCCACGCTCCCCGGCGAAGTGCCGGCCTATGACTACACCACCGGCGGCGAGTACTTCGCCCCGCCGGTCCCCTACGGCCACTACGCCAAGGACCCCGTCGGGCACGCCGTCGGCGCGGTGCACGGCGCGGCGGGACACCTGAAGGGCAAGCTCGCGGGCCTTCACGGCCTGGGTGCGGGCTGCGGGGCCGGCTGCGGCCACGGCCACGGCAACGGCCATAACCTGGGAGACGGACTTGGACATCACGGCCGCGGCGGGCTCGGCGACGGCTGCGGCCTCTGCTCCGGCCTGGGAGGCTGCAAGCACGGCGGGGCGGGCATCGGCTCCGGCCTGGCGGGCCTCGGCGGCCACGGGCTGGGCAAGGGACACGGCCACGGCCACGCCGCGGCGGTTCCCGTCGCCCGTCCCAAGAACTTCGGCCCCTATCACCCCGCCGGGGTGGTCGCGACCGCCCAGTCGGCCCCTTCCCCCCAGGCTCTCGTGATGCCGGCCGGTCAGGTCGCCTGCGGTGACAAGGGCTGCGGCCTCGGCGGGCTCCACAACCACCTGTCGGGCCTGGTCGGCAAGCTCAAGTGCAAGCTCTGCGGCGGCAACGGCTGCGGCGGCTGCGGGGGCCTCGGCCTCGGCGACCCCTGCTCCTCCTGCGGCGGCAACGGCTGCGGGGCCTGCCGCGGCTGCGGGCTGCTCTCCAAGCTCAAGCAGTGCCTCGCGTGCGGCGGCGCCGGCTGCAAGCACTGCCTGGCGGGCCTCGGCGGCCTGAAGGGCAAGCTCCACGGCCTGCTCGGCGGCGTCGTCGGACCCAAGTACGACTACTTCGTCGGCGCCGGCGGGCCCGTCCCGCTGACCCCCGGCTATGTCCCTTATATCGTCACGACCCGTTCGCCCCGCGATTTCTTCGCCTTCCCGCCTATGACTCCGGACGGATTCTGACGATCTACTGAATACGGAACGGTGACGGCCCGAAAGGCCCGGCGCGTAACCCGCGCCGGGCCTTTTTTCGTGGCCGTTCGGGATCACGCCCGGCGAGGACCTCCGGGCGCCATCGCTCAGGGAAAGGAATGCCATGCCAGACCCCACGCCCCTCTCCGGGGCCCGGTCGCTCCGCCGCCGGCCCCGCCTCGCGACGGCCGTCGCGCTGACGCTCGCCCTGGCGGGCGGCGTCGCCCGGGCCCAGACCCCCCGCCCCGCGTCCCCGAGATCGGGGAGCGGAGCGGCCTCATCATGCGGTCGACCGACATCCCCGGACGCCTCCCCCCGGACCCGTATCGCGACAACTTCTACGCGACCCGGTACGCCGACCGCGGCCTGGTGAAACACCTGCGCGTCAATCCCAAGGATCAGGGCCTCTACGGCCTGGGCTGGAAGGCCGCCGACACCGAGGTCGTCTACCCGTTCTTCTACGGCAATCCGGGCCGATCCACCGTCACGGCGTCCAGCAAGCCCTGGCCCCGCCCCCTGCGCGCCTTGCAGGGGATGGTCGAGCCGTTCCGGCCGGTCGGCATGTACTACAGCAACGGCGCCCACGTGCCGATCTACGACGTCGACCCCCTCGTCCCCGGCCCCGGCCCCTACCCCTACCCGTTCTATTTCAACTGGGGCCACGGCGGCTGAGCCGACACGACCCGACGAGGGACCGGCCGACCCCCTCGGCCGAGCCGGTCCCCTCGATTCCCTCCCGGCGGCCCGCCTTGCCCATATCCCCCAAGTCCTGTCAGAAAGCTCGGCCGCATCAGGATTTGGGGGGACGTTCCCGTTCGACGGGGTTCTTGACACGACCACGACGATGATATAAGTTGTCCAGACTCGTTATAAGGCTAGGCGTCTTCGTGCGCTCGGATCGAACCGCGAGCCGTCTCCTTGGGGTGCGACGCTGCACTCGGCCCTCCGTGGCCGGTCCCGCCGCCTCCCCCTTCGCCGTCGTCACACCTTGGTGCAGAGTAGAGGCTCCATGGACAACCCGATTCAGGTCGACCTGGGCCGAATCGCGCAAGACTTGCAGATCCGGCGCGTTCAGGTGGAAAGCGTCGTCCAGTTGCTGGACGAAGCCAACACCGTCCCGTTCATCACGCGCTATAGGAAAGAGCGGACCGGCAACCTCAATGAGGTTGTGATCCGCGAGATCCAGATCCGCATCCAAAGGCTTCGCGAGCTCGCCGAGCGTAAAGAAACGATCCTCAAGACGATCGACAAGCAGGGGAAGCTCACCCCCGAGCTCGACGCCGCCATCCGATCGGCCGAGAACCTCAAGCGGCTGGAAGACCTCTATCTGCCGTTCAAGCCCAAGAAGCGGACCAAGGCTTCGGAGGCGCGCGAGAAGGGCCTGGAGCCCCTGGCCGCCCGGATCTGGAACCGCGACGAGACCCTGACCGACCTCATCGCCGCCGCCCAGGAATTCGTCGACGCCGAGAAGGGCCTCGACACCCCCGAGAAGGTCCTCGAAGGGGTCCGGTACATCCTCGCCGAGGCGATCAGCGAGATGGCCGCCGTCCGCGAGGCCGTCCGCAAGGCCGTCTGGAAGACCGGCAAGCTCGTGACCTCCAAGGGCGAGGTCCCCGAGGGCCAGGGCCTGGAATATCGCGACTACTTCGAGTACAGCGAGCCCGTCGCCCAGGTCCCGCCGCACCGCGTGCTGGCGATCAACCGAGGGGACAAGGAAGGCCCGCTCAAGGTCAAGCTCGAAGTCTCGCGGCCCGACCTGGAAGCCGCGTTCTTCGGCCAGCTCCCGCTCGAAGGCCATCCCCAGGCCGACGCCTTCCACGCCTCCGCCGTCGACGCGCTCGAACGGCTGATCCTGCCGAGCATGGAACGCGAGGTCCGGCACGACCTGACCGAGACCGCCGAGAAGCACGCGGTCGACGTCTTCGCCCGCAACCTCCGCAGCCTGCTGCTCCAGCCCCCCATCCCCAAGCAGGTCGTGCTGGCGATCGACCCGGGCCTCCGCTCCGGGTGCAAGGTCGCGGTGCTCGACCCCAACGGCGGCCTGCTGGAGCAAGGGATCATCTATCCCCACGCCCCCCAGGGACGCCGCTCCGAGGCCAAGGTGTTCCTCAAGGATCTGGTGGCGAAGCATCAGGTGAACGTCGTCGCCATCGGCAACGGCACCGCCTGTCGCGAGACCGAGGAACTGGTCGCCGAGATCATCGCCGAAGGGCATGAGTTCAGCACCGACCCCGAAGCCCGCGCCGCCGCCGAGGCCGCCGTCGCCGCCGCGATCGCCGCCGCACCCCCGCGTCGCGAGACCCAGAGGGAACGCGAGCCGCAGGCCGCCGCGACCGAGACTGTCGGCGAGCCCGTCGCCGAGGCCCCGGCCGAGGACGGCGCCGAGCATCAGGCCCACCCCGTCGAGCATGAGGTTGAAACGGGAGCCGAAGTCGCAGCCGAAACCGAGGTGGCGGCCGAAACCGAGGTCGCGGCCGTGAGCGAGTCCTCCTCGGTCGAAGCCCCCGCGTCGGCCGCGAGCGAACCCTCCGCGCCCGAAGAGGCCCCCGCCCCGATCGCCGAGGCCGAGGCGTCCCCCTTCACGGTCCCGGACGATTTCCAGGCCGAGGGTGAGGAAGAGGAAGAGCTGCCGCCCATCTCCGGCGGCGCCCCGGACTCGATCACCCCCGAAACCGAGACCGGCGAGCCGGCGCAGCCCGCCTCTCACGAGCACCAGGCCCATCCCGCGGCCGAGGCGGCGGCCCCCGTCGAAACTGCGGCGCCCGAGCCGACGGCCTCCGTCGAGACTCCGGCGAGCACCGAGGTCGCGGCCGAGCCGACCGCGAGCCCCGAGTCGCCCGCCGAGGCCGCGGCCGAAACGCCCGCGCCCTCTGAAGCTGAAGCGCCCGCCGAGGCCACGGCCGAGACGCCGGCGGCCGACGCGACCGTCGAAACTCCGGCCGCCGCCGAGGGGGGCCAGTCGAAGTCGGGCCGCTCCGAAGGAGGCTCCCGGGGCGAAGGCCGTCGCGGCAAGAACCGCGGGTCGCGCTCCCGAAACCAGCAGCCCCCGCCGCAGTTGCCCCCCGCGCCCCACGAGGCCGACGCCCTGCTGGCCCAGCTCGCCTACGTGATCGTCAACGAGGCCGGCGCCAGCGTCTATTCGGCCAGCCCGATCGGACGCGAGGAACTGCCCGAGTTCGACGCCACGCTCCGCAGCGCCATCTCGATCGGCCGTCGGCTCCAGGACCCGCTCTCCGAGCTGGTCAAGATCGAGCCCCAGAACATCGGCGTCGGCCTTTACCAGCACGACGTCAGCCCCAAGCAGCTCAAGGAGTCGCTCGACGCGGTCATCGCCAGCTGCGTGAACTTCGTCGGCGTGGACCTCAACACCGCGAGCGTCCCCCTGCTCCGCTACGTGTCGGGCCTCAACCAGCTCACGGCCCGTCGGATCGCCGATCGGCGCACGGAGAAGGGCCCGTTCACCAGCCGCGACGAGCTGATCGAGGTCGACGGGGTCGGTCCGGCGACCTTCACCCAGGCCGCCGGCTTCCTCAAGATCGGCGACGGCCCCCATCCGCTCGACCGGACGTGGGTCCACCCCGAGAGTTACGCCGCCGCGACCCGGCTGCTCGAGAAGTTCGAGTACGCTCCGGACGTCGTCCGCGACAAGGAGAAGCTCCCCGAGCTGCGGGCGAAGCTCGCCGAGGTCGACGTCCCCGCGCTCGCCGCGGAGCTGGAGATCGGCGAGCCGACGCTCAAGGACATCATCGAGGCCCTCGGCCGTCCCGAACGGGACCCCCGCGACGACCTGCCCAAGCCGATCTTCAAGAAGGGGGTCCTCAAGCTGGAGGACCTGACCGCCGGCATGGAGCTGAAGGGGACGGTCCTGAACGTCGTCGACTTCGGCGCGTTCGTGGACATCGGCCTGAAGGACTCCGGGCTGGTGCACATCAGCCAGCTCGCCAACCGCTACATCAAGAGCCCGCACGACGTGGTCAGCGTCGGCGACGTGGTCACCGTCTGGGTGATGTCGGTCGACCAGGACCGCAAGCGGGTCTCCCTGACGATGGTCAAGCCCGGCACCGAACGCCATCGCGGCCCCGGCGGCCCGTCCGGCGGCGGTCGTCGCGGCGAAGGGGCGCCCCAGGGCCAGGGTGGCGAAGGTCAGGGCCGTCGCGGCCGGGGCCCGCGCCCCAGCCCGTCGAACCTGACCGCCCCCCCGTGGGCGCCGCGCCGATCG includes:
- a CDS encoding DUF1549 domain-containing protein — encoded protein: MNEGTVDHRRGSGRWATLAAAGWLGLAAVAIAEDPPAPAAEARPGVKAEADKPPDAQAAKEVVQAAVKKKRAKPAPAQPPKRPERKVVAPTMTSADLDALVAARLAGNSPGVKPAPATGDLEFVRRIYLDVTGVVPTPVQVRDFLQDESATRRADLIDELLATPDYARNWSRYWREVVQFRASNANAQQVRYDLLEDWLADQFSRNRPWDEIAVALLTAQGRTDENGAASFAAAHTASPVQLAGEASRVFLGVQIQCAECHDHKTDSWKREQFHELAAFFAGGRVRRVVKPSPGVRAAFAVEQAPRARYAMPDLSDPAKTIPVKPRFFLASSGSGTAERVPDGLSPAQLRELAASYITGQDNPWFARAYINRIWTVLMGEGFYDLIDDIGPEREVHGQEILFPLADQWREGGYDVRWLFRTLLNTQAYQRRARPASSPAGRTQLAAACASRLRSDQIFESLAVALDLPTGSDPAPNGSPRKADGTPLKPVKASAKAKNVKKAAEAAGLAGAAGKGPARGTLRNPFNKLFGVDPSTLPDEVLGTIPQALFLMNGPIVHNRTQARPGTPLGAILARSTGDREALDALYMLVLSRRPNAREVEVCGAYMAKAGDRKEAFEDVYWSLVNSTEFLSRR
- a CDS encoding TMEM14 family protein, with the translated sequence MIHSAQILLAVYIAFLGAGGIVGYKKVGSRASLIAGNTSAVLCLAALLYSLLVDAERGLQAAAILALVLTIYFNYRFVAKTRRFMPSGLLAFISLGVFTWLLITVL
- a CDS encoding Tex-like N-terminal domain-containing protein, translating into MDNPIQVDLGRIAQDLQIRRVQVESVVQLLDEANTVPFITRYRKERTGNLNEVVIREIQIRIQRLRELAERKETILKTIDKQGKLTPELDAAIRSAENLKRLEDLYLPFKPKKRTKASEAREKGLEPLAARIWNRDETLTDLIAAAQEFVDAEKGLDTPEKVLEGVRYILAEAISEMAAVREAVRKAVWKTGKLVTSKGEVPEGQGLEYRDYFEYSEPVAQVPPHRVLAINRGDKEGPLKVKLEVSRPDLEAAFFGQLPLEGHPQADAFHASAVDALERLILPSMEREVRHDLTETAEKHAVDVFARNLRSLLLQPPIPKQVVLAIDPGLRSGCKVAVLDPNGGLLEQGIIYPHAPQGRRSEAKVFLKDLVAKHQVNVVAIGNGTACRETEELVAEIIAEGHEFSTDPEARAAAEAAVAAAIAAAPPRRETQREREPQAAATETVGEPVAEAPAEDGAEHQAHPVEHEVETGAEVAAETEVAAETEVAAVSESSSVEAPASAASEPSAPEEAPAPIAEAEASPFTVPDDFQAEGEEEEELPPISGGAPDSITPETETGEPAQPASHEHQAHPAAEAAAPVETAAPEPTASVETPASTEVAAEPTASPESPAEAAAETPAPSEAEAPAEATAETPAADATVETPAAAEGGQSKSGRSEGGSRGEGRRGKNRGSRSRNQQPPPQLPPAPHEADALLAQLAYVIVNEAGASVYSASPIGREELPEFDATLRSAISIGRRLQDPLSELVKIEPQNIGVGLYQHDVSPKQLKESLDAVIASCVNFVGVDLNTASVPLLRYVSGLNQLTARRIADRRTEKGPFTSRDELIEVDGVGPATFTQAAGFLKIGDGPHPLDRTWVHPESYAAATRLLEKFEYAPDVVRDKEKLPELRAKLAEVDVPALAAELEIGEPTLKDIIEALGRPERDPRDDLPKPIFKKGVLKLEDLTAGMELKGTVLNVVDFGAFVDIGLKDSGLVHISQLANRYIKSPHDVVSVGDVVTVWVMSVDQDRKRVSLTMVKPGTERHRGPGGPSGGGRRGEGAPQGQGGEGQGRRGRGPRPSPSNLTAPPWAPRRSIPDRKGAIRARAGSDPAAPDDLPVRAAIAPAAAPARGAAVLAPAAAAPTDATAVASAARGRTRAPRGRSRRDRPGRPPLPRRSRRTP
- a CDS encoding DUF1501 domain-containing protein, producing the protein MRTDSNIVQVAMNRHGVLGRRGFLRSLGLGAAGLLGGAAPLGLTDLLTLRADELRKRQTACILLWMSGGPSQLETFDPKPGTDHGGETKAIETAAPGISIAQGWEKTAAAMKDVALIRSMTNKEGNHQRADYQLHTGYTPTATLKHPGLGSIAAAELGDSGFDLPHMVAIGGPTVGAGFLGAEYEPFVVPNVQRPPDNVQARVPVDRFRRRLGLLNRLEKVGFEQAGGADRVRDHRALYTQTSKMVLSPRMKAFDLDQESAEVRDAYGRTPFGQGCLLARRLVESGVTFVEVRCGGWDTHAQNNDRVGKLAGQVDPGFATLINDLKGRGMLDRTLIVWMGEFGRTPKINATAGRDHFPRVFNVALAGGGVKGGQVIGASGPDGTEVKDRPVTVPDLMSTICHSLGIDADKENQTAIGRPMRIVDGGKPVAELFG